In Lycium ferocissimum isolate CSIRO_LF1 chromosome 11, AGI_CSIRO_Lferr_CH_V1, whole genome shotgun sequence, a single genomic region encodes these proteins:
- the LOC132037072 gene encoding stress-induced protein KIN2-like: protein MDASQKASYHAGEAKGQTQEKASQMMDKARDTVQSAQQSMQETGQQMKAKAQGAADAVKDTVGANK, encoded by the exons ATGGATGCATCTCAGAAAGCCAGTTACCATGCAGGAGAGGCTAAGGGCCAAACTCAG GAGAAAGCTAGCCAGATGATGGACAAAGCTAGAGATACTGTCCAATCTGCTCAGCAATCCATGCAGGAG ACTGGACAGCAGATGAAGGCTAAGGCACAAGGAGCTGCTGATGCCGTGAAAGATACTGTTGGAGCAAACAAGTGA